The nucleotide sequence ttcatgtttctgttttctttcttatttttattctcaaaatttcgagagctttgattttatatctaaatttgattattttatttgatggtataagcgtttttacttttttttgttcatttatttgaacatataatatattttttaataaatgactacgTTGACAacatgactctaaaattcatataatatgatctgaAACTAAATAACAATGtatttggtataaaaccgaaaaccgacggtataaaaaccgaaccgaattagATATGGATTTATAAtgttagttatattttactaactgaaataccaaaaaccgaaaaaactgaaccgaaaccgaaccgatatccggattgaacactcCTACCTAAAACGGAGAATATTTGCACTCAAACGTCATTTGATTGTAGTATTAAAAATGTATTGAAGAACAAAATGAATCAACAGTGGGTTACAACCAGTGTTTTTAAACCCGGACCGAGCCGGCGGGGTTGAACCATGAACCAAAAAAATCCGGACTGGATTAATGTCAAAACCCAACTAAAAATTGAACCGGTTAAAAACCCATATCGAACCTTCAAAAACCCGGAAACCAATGACCCATTAAACTGGTCAAACTCCGGTTcgtatataaaccaaaattttgttaataaaaataattaacttttcatcttttaaactaaaaattggtataatttataaatgaacaaaacacttgttttatttcaaaataaaaatttttaaaaggtgCTAAAGATTTAGAGTGATACAAATCTGGAGAATATTGATTTTAGATTTGaactattaaattattttattattttgttgcccaaaaataattattttattacttttgttACATTTTAGTTGTTATTTattctaagtttttttaaacattGTGGCTATTGcaacattttatttaatatgatATATCTTTGTAAGAATATGCATACTATTTACAAAATATCACTAATTCAGCCGGCCTTTTGAAGTCCAAAGCTTATTTACCCCTCAAAATCTCTGGAAGCACAACTCCGAAATTGTACACATCGCTCCTTTCATTTAAGCGACCTGGAAAGATAAAATAGTGTAAaaaggatgaaactaaggatGAAACCCTTACATACAAGTGAAATTTTAGTGTAAgaccacccccccccccccccccccccccaaatttaaaaacatactcACAGCTTTACTTTTTTTGGTCATCTGTGCCACTGATCTGATTATAATAAGTTGCCAAGTTTGATGATTTTTGATTCACATGATTCATTCACCTTCTTGAATATATAATCAGCCTAGCGAACCACCTGTTTCActtctggatcagattcaattTCATGAATCGAACTCCCAACCATATTACATTCTTCCTCTTGAATCTTTGCTGGGTAGCAAAACTCTAGTCAAAAAAAATCATCGGAATTGTGAAAGACATCTGATTCAAGTCTCCTCTGATTTTTCATTGATTTCTTTCTATCATGTTTCTAGATCGGACAACTTAGTTGCCGATGATTTAGAAAAAGGCTCTTCAAGTACATTTCTCTTTGTAACGGATATCATGCATGATTTCGGTCATCGTTTTGGGCTCGtgtcttcttttttatttttcatgaaaTTCTCAATGGCAAAAAAGGGATTGAAGAGGAACGCTACATTCCTTAGTATTCCTCAAAAAGATTATCATTCATGAAGAATAATTTTTACTTTCATtccttttcattctttttttcgGTAGAGAATTAGAGAGCAATTTTGTTCCTTGTTAAGTTTGATAAGAAATCATCATTCCTCATCATTCCCAAAATTTTATTCCAactcattttttttctattcattTCTAATGTTCCTATGTTGGTTACTAGTTACAcctttatatagaaattatatcaatcaaataaatttaattaataagaaaattgtatactaagataaatatcaagtttgtaatcataaaaatttaattaattttccataaaataccaaaatataaattGTCATGTGTATAAAAAGTGATTTATTCTAaatgatttatattatttaaaaaatgcaaaattatttgtatttcatacttccaaaatttttatttttacaaatatatatatcaaaaatataatattacttttaaaaaattgtaacatTAGCTTATTCTTTATAActaatgtaatattaatttttacaagttattaaaagatattaatacTATTGTAACATGATCAAATTAGAACAGATGATTATATTTTGACAAGATGTTTCgacattttaataatttttaaattattatataacattttataaatttttataatttttattagatagttcaatatgcaaaaatatattaagtttattattaaatgtaatgatatatataattaatttctaaattcaatatatttaagtttctgtgagataaaataatataattaagtgATTACCATTCAattcattaattttaattaatatatttatgatataattcttataaataaaagcaacaaaactaaaatttattaaattttcttattaaaaagaaatgaaatagtgtacaaattgttattttaaaaatggaaaataattttattaaattagaaaattaaactaaacaaaaaagtaCAACTTATTacttttatacttttaaaaatattaatgaacttaaaaattaaatgtaataaaATGAGCCCAAAATAGAAAAGGCATGGGTCCAGTTACAAAACATCCTCGACTTGTGGAAGAAACAAAGATTCAGAcgggaaaagaaagaaaactcgGCGAAGAAAACattatgagaagaagaagaaaatggaggATCGCGGTTGGACTCTCAAGGATCTTGACTTGGAAGCTACGGAACCTGGTTATCGGCTACACTGAGGTACTCCACTTGTTAATTAGgttgtaatattttttgctCTTGTCACAAAAATTGATTGAAAAAATCACTGTGCGATTCAAAGACGGCCGTTTGGCATTGAAACGTATCCTTGCTGTTGTCAAAACTGAGGCCGAGGAGAACAAAAACTAGCTTTGATTTATGCATTTATCAGCTGACCAACATCCCTCACCCACTTTCTCGGGGGAAGAGGAAAAAGTGGCGTTGATCTCTCATGTGATTGATTTCATTGGTGTGATAGAGTCTTGACTTCAGTATGATGAAGAAAGTTTTGGCAAATGAGGATCCATCGACTGCTGCACCTGGTGTGATCATTTCATGACGTTTTGTGGGCAACTTCAGATCGAGAAGATCGATGAACTGGTGTTTACAGAGCTCAGGGCTCAAAAGGCTGAAGACTTGGAGATACTGATTTGGAAGGTTAAGACAAGAACACTGGAACATCTAATGTTGGGGCTTGTGGTTGGTACTCTCCAGAACCCAAATCAACTTGAGTCTCTGGAGAAACTGAAGCGGATAGAGAAATGCAGCTGAGAATGTTGCCAAAGCCAGTTGAGTCGGATTCTCATGAAATGCATGGGAAAATCAATTGGATCAATTAAACAAGTGGATTGAACGCGCATACTACATAACCTTCATAATCTGCACTAAAACTGCTCACAGGTCATCCATTGACCTTTCAACATTGGATCACATGTTGTATGCACGCAAATCATAGTTGGTGCtctttgtaaataaaataattgaatattTGTCATGCATTTCACTAGGAAGTGGTGCATCATTTATTCCTTCACAGTTAGTCCTCATGAGGTTTATTTCTTTCTCACTCTACTACTACATCTAATTGTCAAAACCCTTTGTTGatctttaaatataatttcaggGTTATGGGTTTTTAAGCTCTCTATAATTTTTACGTTCTTGTATATCGTGTATAAACCAAAATGAGTTTCTTTTGTTATAAATTAGTAATTATTTAGTTTCCTCGTTATGCATGTTTATGCGATATATGTTCTTAGTGGTGGTTAGTAAGCAATATTCTCACAGAAACATTGTAATTTGTGGATCTTGTCTTTCttaaacaatattgttttcCTAATATTTCGTTAATATTACTTTttcatttgatttgtttttttaactaCATTAGTTTTCTGATACAGATAGTGGTCAAATAAACAGACGTTTTAGTTTGACGACATGTTTCATGGTTTGTAATAAGATCTACGAATGTTtatatgcatataatatatatttagttttgtatCAAAAAGTTTGCTTATTTCTTCAGATTTTGTTAAGATGGGTCATATATACAAGAGTTATTGCAGTCATATGCCCAGAAACAATATGGATTTGCCCATCAATGACGCTGAGAGACAAAACAATGTTCATGTTAGTTGTTTTGATGTAATGAGTAAGGTTACATTTTGTGGACAAACTTTTCAGTATTATGAATTCTTTCCGAGTCCAAAATGTAAAAATAGTTGAACATACCTTTGCAAATTAACATTGACTTCATTGTATGTTCAGCATGTAAGGAAAAACTGTACACAAATTAATCATTATTGACTTCACTGATGTTGTATCTTCCTTATAAACATGCTAATTGGTAGTCTCATATTTCGTTTTACACAAAACAATGTCACTAACCGAACTCTATGTGTAGAAGATATAGCTGAAGGACCACGGTCGAGATCAGCTCTTTCCTCCGCTGCCATATTCAAGAAATTGCAAAGTATGGGACAGAATCTACTTGACACATATATTTTCAACTAAGTCCACTATCAATTCGAAAGGAAAAAgtaaatcaagttttgagtctgCTATAAAAATGAGCTGAAGAGATTGTAAAGTTATTCATTCACATAATAATTTACAAACCTTAAATAGGTATTTAATTTGACTCAATCTTTTCAATTTGTATAATCTCACATTATTGCCTTGACTGAGATCACTATATACTTTGGTAGAGTATGACCACTTATTCACATAGTAGCAAGTGACTCCAAATTGTTATACTTGTGTGGTATTTGAGTTCTTCCTCCTAAATCTACCTTTAGCTACCGTTTATCTTTGATATTTCAGATGCAGCAAAAGGGAAAGCGTAAGCAACATATTGTCGAGAAGCAAAGAGTTTAATATGAGAAGTTCAATCTTGGCCACTGACTATGATGTGGTCAAGAGAAGTAAAGAGTATAATATGAAGTGATAAAGAATATTTTCTTATCAGTGGATATACGTATTTGAACCCttgaatttttcaaataatggtTTCCAAATATGTTGGTTCATGAGACTTATCTCAAGTCAGTAGTGAATCTTCTTTTCAAATAATAGTTATCCTTTTATTGTCAAATACGGTATCAGATTCATGACTAGCTTACTTGTCTGATTCATTTGTAGTCACTGAGACTTTTACTAGCTAGAAGCTGACTTCCTTTGAAGTCACTGAAGGAttagaataataataaaatattttctaagagTTTCAGAAAATCGaaaatgagttttaaaattatttttctaggTTTTAGATTTATTATATCCGTTTTCAAAAAAGATTATCTAGAATATCATTAAAATGAACTGTATGAGTTATCTGAAACCTAATGGATTACTATGGATTTCAGATATTCGAATCTATAATCAAATATGTGaattcaaattaaacaaatggATTGAACTACACATACAACATGTCTTCATCATATGCACAAACATTCCACACAAGTCATATGTTGACCTTCAACATTTGATCAAATATTGTATGCACACAAGTCATTAATTGACCCTTTCTGTAATAAGTTCATTGAATATGTGTCATGAATTTCACTAGGAAGCGATGCATTATGTATACTTTGTTCTTCATCACTAGTCTTCGTTAGGTTTAATCTTCGTaaggtttgtttctttttcaacTATCATTACATCTATTTTTCAAAACCCTTTGTTGAtctctaaatataattttgggaTCAAGGTTTCTAAGCTCTTTAtacttttttgtgtgtgtttgtatGTCATGTGTAAACCAAAATGAGTTTCTTTTGTTAgaaatttgtaaattattgaGTTTTTTCGTGACTCATGTCTACTTGATGCATGTTCTTGGTGGTGGTTAGTAAGCATATTCTCTCAGAAACATTATAATTTTTGGATCTTTTTTCTCAAATTGCTTTAGGTTTTCTCTGTATCTGATGAATTGTTAACGATACTTTTTCAATTGATATGTTACTTTATGTTTGACTACATTAGTTTTCTCATACGTGTGATTAAATAAACAGTTTGTTATCTGCTCATTTACATGTTTTCTTTTCATCTTATTTGATGATATGTTTCACTAATTAGGTTGTACCTGTATGATTCAAACTCATAAGCTTCTCGCTATAAACTAGAAGGTCTCATGGTTTGTAATAAAATCTATGACCATTTATATGcatataatttttatctttaattttcattattttgtcAGAGATAAGAATGATATGAAAGTTTGTCTATATGCATATAAATGGTCatagattttattaaaagaaaaaagagaccAAACATAATGTTTTCAAACAGGACGATAAAATACGATtaagaaaacaacaacaaccacgAGGGCATAGCAACTCCACCGAACAGAACCTAGAGAGCTTATTGTTTGAGAGCCTTAGGGGAAGCAAAGGACCTCTCGATGATTCTGGCAAGTTCTGGAGTAATCATAAGACCCCCAGGAGTGCATGGGGATGTATCATTAGGGGGGAGAGGCTGACCTCTCACCAAATAATCGGCTGTGTATTCCCAATGCTCAGATTCTTCAACTTTACTATAGCCAATGGCATGCAACCAGGTGGTGAGGGATGTCATATCTTTGTAATCGAAGGGTAAGCAATTAGGAAGAACATCTCTGAGAAACTCAGTTTCATTCCAAACGATGAAGCTCTTGCCGCTCTCACCCCACGAGACAACTGAATCAGTTGAAGGATCATCCACCATATCGTACACACCTCTGATAAAAAGGGGAGGAGGGCGTCGAATTGATGAGGAAGGGGGACGCTCCTTCTTGGCAAGCCTACAAATCTCTTTGTAGCACGAAAGGCTGCTAAAGCGAATACGTCCATCATTCAAGCCCTAATTAAAAAACACACCATATTTAAAACTATagacaaaacaaagaaaaattgggcaaaaacaaaacgaaaaataaaatcatgaaCCTTGTTGTTGGTCTCAATCTTTCTGATGAGCTTGTCTTGCGACGACGGTTTAAGGTCAGGCTGACCTCTCATAAAATAAGGGCATGCGTATTCGCATTGCTCATGAGATTGTGAAAAGCCCAAGTGTACAAGGCACTCTCTCGGAAGAACAGCTTTTCTAAACTCCACTTCATCCCCAACGATGAAACTCTTGCCGCTCTCGCTCCACGCAACTATTGAAGCTTTTGAAGGATCATTCACCGTCTCATACAGTCTACTTCGGTAATAAGCGATCAATCCTCTATTACTGTCACAATCCATCCTTCTAGCTCTAATgaaccctaaatccaaaacaCACGACCCCTTTTAATTACAAACTCTAGTTATAAGCAATATAAACACAATCAATCACCAATAAGCAAACATTCTCGAATCATATTACGTACAATCCAAAGAAAACGTATCGTATGATGGAAGTCGAGATCCTAACCTCTTCGAGATGATGTTCCTTCCTCTGAAACCAAGCCCAAGCTAGAATAAAAAGTAATGCTACTCGACTCGactatgtttatattttatacgaAATAAATAAAGCCCATCCACCAGCCCGTATCCGCCTTTATTGGTCGGCCATATTTCCTCTTCCACGTAAACTAAACAATtttgtgttccaaaaaaaagtgttgtaaattttttttgtttactttacAAGACAGTATAAACGAATGTCATGTAAATTCATTTGTATCATCAAGTGAATTTAACAACTACAAACTATGCTGTtattgattataaaaaaaaactatacccTCAAAAGATCATATTTTAGCTCTCAGAAAGTTGCAATATGTAGGCAACGAGCAAGCTTGTCAAATCGTTTTCAAACTTACCTTAGCGTTTGGTGCATTTATTTCAGATCATTTACTCTCTTTCGTACTGTTTGTTCTATTGTCACGACTCTTGGACCAAAACGTCTAGAGTTTTTCTAGGATGTTCCTGGACTTGTTTTTGGGGATTGTTCACAATTTTTTCTGGACCAAACACCGAAAACGTCATGGAAAGTTCAGTATTGTCGGAAATATTGAATCTATGGAATTTTGAagagtttatgttatttttttgaaattaaattatgtaaatctCACGAACCTTTTTTTCctaaattaaattactatttCATTATATAGACTAGGCAAAGAAtccgtgcgatatcgcacggacactcattttataaaaataatattgtataaacttcatttttataaaataacttttataaacattttttacaGTTACTTTTGAGGAAATACATATGTTACAAAATTTCTCGCATGCAACTATGTTTCTTtattgaaaatactaaaaactaTATTTCTTTATTGGTAACACTAAaaactatgttttatttataggTTTGGttgtaataaatttataaacatgtaaataccaaataagatatatgtcttttagttcatttaattaaaaatctcTATTTGAATCTAATTAAAAAGCAAACACATTCCAGTCtaattttttactaaattagtaAGGTAACTTACAAtgacaaataaaatattaatgatttttttttcgaaaccATGTCAGACGTGTGCAGTCGAAAACATTACTATATgacaattttaagatatattattcCTTAACATATTTTTCTTAGTATATCATccatattttctgttttattaGACGTTCTTAAAAAATCAAACTAGcattaaaaactaattaaaattcaatttaaaatgaaaatagattttaaaCCTTCAACATAATTTCGGGTTCTCAGTCAAACTTATTCATTATATGTATATTCTATAAAgaaaaattcccaaaaaaatGCATGCTTACAAATTAAGAAGCAGATTTTGGTATAACTACAATGTGTATACTgatacataaaaaatatttattttataagattatgtattataagaaatattaaaaaaatttgtaacgacttaaaaataaataaaaaatgattcctaattattaacaaattttaaaatctttatatCTCTTTGTTGACTAATCTGCTGACAAAAAAAGACTAATATACAGTTCCAAATtcttaactaattaaaattcagtttaaaattaaaatagattttaaaccTTCAACATAATTTCGAGTTCTAAGTTAAACTTATTCATTATATGTATATTCTATAAAgaaaaattcccaaaaaaatGCATGTTTACAAATTAAGAAGCAGATTTTGGTATAATTACAATGTGTATACTgatacataaaaaatatttattttataagattatatattataagaaatattaaaaaaatttgtaacgacttaaaaataaattaaaattgattcttaataattaacaaattttaaaatctttatatCTCTTTGTAGACTaatttgctgacaaaaaaagattaatataCAGTTCCAAATTCTTTACTTGAACTGTTGAAAATATTTACTAAATTACCGCACATAATATCTTTTGGTAgttctaatttaaatttaatagtctggaaattttgaaatcaaataaaatcatttgtaAGCTCTATCATGTTTTTCCAAAAAATGTGACAGAAAAATTATAATGGCTCAAACATAACTTCAAAATTTTCAGTTTAATGATTTACTGAAATatgtgaatatatttatttccattaaatatttgaagaaagactttaattataaatgtatcaaaattattcaaaatatttgtacTAAAATCATTGATTTCAACACTCTCATTTATTAATGACACATAAAAAAGCCTTATCTTCAGATTCATCGTCATATAAGAAGTCACATGAGTTCATCAATGGTGTTGTGGTGAAGTTTTTGAAGATCTTAGATTGTATTATAAATCAGGCCGCAAATTTCATCCGTTAATAGGCCATAACTTATATCAAATTTTGTAACTCTATGATTCATATTTTGGACTGAGGAGTGAATCtgcaaaataaaaacgaaagcTAAGTTTATAAATCAGTGAAACAATAAACTGAAAACCTTTATTTAATGGCGGTAATTTATTGAAATTCTTTGAATGTGGTCTGGGTTATCAAAGTAGAcacttttcttaaattaaactgtttttttaaagaaataaaatattattaccaaacctgttgttttataaatatgataGAAAAACTGATGAACATAAATAAGAAGATTTTTCTGAGTTCACTTCACAATTGTAAAGATAATGATTAATTGCATACCATGTGTTGCCACACAATCCAAAGTAGAAGATGATTGCAAATCTCttaaaagaaagataaaaaaataattaagatcaaaaaaataaaataattaataataatgaaGATCGTTTTAAAGAAGTAAAGATGAAGATGTAATAGTAGTTAATAGTAACAGTTAATatattgatgacaaaaaaaagtaacagttatatattgagtaaaagggtaataattaagaatatcaaaattttagttaacGGTTAGGGAAGTTATCTCGTTTGAAAATATGACTTTTGTTGTTTCCCTTGCTGCTTTTGACTTTTAAAgttatacattatttttgacGAATAAAAAGTTTCACTCTTACGCAGAGAAGAAGAGCGACGAGAGTCGAAGCAATGGATCATTGTCTAAGGTTCTCAAAATCCTTCAAAAAGCTCACACAAGATTCCAACAAGAAGAGGATTCTAACGACTTGAGGCTTTTGATACGTGACTGATCCTCCGACTTGAGATTATTTTATATGTCATGATTTGGACGTTAACATGTTAAATAGTTTTACAGAATTGCGACATCAGGACAAAATATCGTCCCTAACATTATTTTATACGTTAATGTAATTTGACAACTTCTTTTcaattaatgtaatttttaagatgaaattatacaatttttaacaTTAATTACTGAAAAGACACATATATAATTTGACAACTTCTTTTCAATTAATGCAATTTTAGGATAGAGCAACACAACCTTTGacattaatatatatgtgtaaaaaCACAACTCTTGAACTAAAATTAGTGATATTAGCGACAATTTTACTTTGACAAATGCATGATCATAAactatttatgaattttatttgaatagttacatcttttcaatttAAATGGACGCACTCTTTTAACTTAaaagtaattattttaaaaagatatttatataaatagttaCCACTTTTCAGTTTTAAATAGATACTTATATGTTTATGACAACTTATCATATACAAATCAGTgaccattttttttatcaagtatTAATgaccatttttttatttgtcaccTTTGAACAATTCAAATGGTGTCTTTTCATAAAAGGAAATATAGTTAGTAACTTTTCACAGTATTAATTGTGACCTTTCACGAACAAAATTATAACCGTCACAAAAAGTATTAGGTTAATTAAACCGCATGCatgcaaaatatttttcattcctGAGAATCTTAATATGCATGTAGATTTGGACAAAACAAAGTTCCAGAGTAAATCGCATGCATGCATTCcttgtaaacttttttttatgaattctATATATAATGTAAAGCAAAGAATTCGTTCACGTATGACTACTATCGACAAAAATCCATAACAAAAGAAGAACAATTTCAAGCACTTGTTCAACCATTGCACATGTTCGTTTATGTTTCAAAAGAATCAAAACTTACAGAACCTTAAACgttataaccaaaaaatatttccaGAAACTTAAATGCCACAATGCAACATTTCCAGATGCCGTGTGTATATAAATGGTTTATGAATGTACACTTAAATACATGTTTTACGTTTACGCTGGACATGATTCTTTACGTTTCTAATCCAACATCAGAATTCATAAATGCATGCAAAGCATTAATTCATgcataaaatgtttaattatttttaccaaaaaaagtgTTTAATTATGCCGACCGTAGCCTCTATCACGAACACTCACTAATGGATGTAATATGTTCGTTAAAAAGATGTGAGAAGGATACACGTGATGGTTCGGGAAAATGAATTAGAAGTTCAGTTGAAGGAGAAAACATGATAGGAGAACTTGACTCTAGATCATAATGGCAAGCGATTTATTCAAGCTCGGAATAAAAAGATTGCAGTTTGGACAAGACCTCCTGCTGGTTATCTTAACTGTAATGTTGATACATCGTTCGATCATTCATTTGAATATGTCTTCTAAAAATGTGTATTCATGTAATTGTTTAGAACTTTTTTCCACCATTTTTTATTAGTTCGATTAGTGAAACTTTAATTTTGAGAAATGCATAGTAGagactatttatagattttaaaaatctgtTTGAATAGTCATAACTCTTCAATTTGAATAGTCGCATTCTTCCAATTTAAAGatagttattttgaaaaaatacttataagaatagtcacaacttttcactttttaaaagatacttatATGAAAAGTCACAACCATTAGACaatttttagaaaagacacaaccttacaacattaaacttttagaaaagatacaactttttagatatattttacaaaagacacaacctttcaacataagtaGATTCATAACCTTTGGAATTAAttgggattgctattattagtagatatgGTTTATTAGATTTACAACCCATACAAGATAGGGATACCATTGCTGAAAAGAAAGAAGTAaagtttaaaccaaaaaaaagaa is from Brassica napus cultivar Da-Ae chromosome A4, Da-Ae, whole genome shotgun sequence and encodes:
- the LOC106450292 gene encoding uncharacterized protein LOC106450292, whose protein sequence is MDCDSNRGLIAYYRSRLYETVNDPSKASIVAWSESGKSFIVGDEVEFRKAVLPRECLVHLGFSQSHEQCEYACPYFMRGQPDLKPSSQDKLIRKIETNNKGLNDGRIRFSSLSCYKEICRLAKKERPPSSSIRRPPPLFIRGVYDMVDDPSTDSVVSWGESGKSFIVWNETEFLRDVLPNCLPFDYKDMTSLTTWLHAIGYSKVEESEHWEYTADYLVRGQPLPPNDTSPCTPGGLMITPELARIIERSFASPKALKQ